Proteins encoded in a region of the Phoenix dactylifera cultivar Barhee BC4 chromosome 3, palm_55x_up_171113_PBpolish2nd_filt_p, whole genome shotgun sequence genome:
- the LOC103723679 gene encoding peroxisomal nicotinamide adenine dinucleotide carrier isoform X1: protein MSDALISGLAGAGGGIIAQLLTYPLQTVNTRQQTERDPSESSARDGTVRQMYQVVKHEGWGRLYGGLAPSLVGTAASQGVYYYFYQIFRNRAETAARDRWKKGIGDGSVGMFKSLVVAAFSGCVNVLLTNPIWVVVTRMQTHKKTDKKHVTRALPCVPDEAIQAAIIEPPSYRTGHVVQELYDEAGLWGFWKGVVPTLIMVSNPSIQFMLYETLLKKMKIKRASNGKGTDGFTALEIFLLGAVAKLGATVVTYPLLVVKSRLQMKQGHDDDKRHQYKGTFDAITKMIRYEGLSGFYKGMNTKVVQSVFAAAVLFMVKEELVKAARFLVTGELRSINNSRSKARS from the exons ATGTCGGATGCTCTGATCAGTGGGTTGGCCGGCGCCGGCGGAGGGATCATCGCCCAGCTTCTCACTTACCCTTTGCAAACC GTCAACACTCGCCAGCAGACCGAACGCGATCCATCCGAGTCCAGCGCCCGGGATGGAACCGTACGCCAGATGTACCAG GTGGTGAAGCACGAGGGATGGGGGCGTCTCTACGGCGGCCTCGCGCCGTCGCTGGTCGGTACGGCGGCCTCCCAG GGTGTATATTACTATTTCTATCAAATATTTAGAAATAGGGCAGAAACTGCTGCTCGTGATCGTTGGAAGAAAGGAATTGGAGATGGATCTGTTGGCATGTTCAAATCACTTGTTGTTGCTGCATTTTCCGG ATGTGTAAATGTGCTACTGACAAACCCTATATGGGTAGTAGTTACAAGGATGCAG ACACACAAGAAGACAGACAAAAAACATGTTACTCGTGCTTTGCCTTGTGTTCCAGATGAAGCAATTCAGGCTGCAATTATTGAGCCTCCATCTTACAGAACTGGCCATGTG GTTCAAGAACTCTATGATGAAGCAGGACTATGGGGTTTCTGGAAGGGTGTAGTTCCTACACTGATAATG GTCAGCAATCCTTCTATCCAGTTCATGCTGTATGAGACCCtcttgaagaagatgaagataaaacGAGCCTCAAATGGGAAAGGCACTGATGGATTTACTGCTCTCGAG ATTTTTCTTCTTGGAGCTGTTGCCAAACTTGGAGCTACTGTTGTTACATATCCCCTCTTAGTGGTGAAG TCAAGGCTTCAGATGAAACAAGGACATGATGATGACAAGAGACATCAGTATAAAG GTACATTTGATGCAATCACAAAGATGATCCGCTATGAAGGCCTGTCAGGTTTTTATAAAGGAATGAACACAAAAGTTGTGCAGAGCGTTTTTGCTGCAGCTGTCCTGTTTATGGTTAAGGAGGAGCTGGTGAAGGCAGCTCGTTTTCTGGTGACTGGAGAACTCAGATCGATCAACAATTCAAGATCAAAGGCACGTTCGTAG
- the LOC103723679 gene encoding peroxisomal nicotinamide adenine dinucleotide carrier isoform X2: protein MSDALISGLAGAGGGIIAQLLTYPLQTVNTRQQTERDPSESSARDGTVRQMYQVVKHEGWGRLYGGLAPSLVGTAASQGVYYYFYQIFRNRAETAARDRWKKGIGDGSVGMFKSLVVAAFSGCVNVLLTNPIWVVVTRMQTHKKTDKKHVTRALPCVPDEAIQAAIIEPPSYRTGHVVQELYDEAGLWGFWKGVVPTLIMVSNPSIQFMLYETLLKKMKIKRASNGKGTDGFTALESRLQMKQGHDDDKRHQYKGTFDAITKMIRYEGLSGFYKGMNTKVVQSVFAAAVLFMVKEELVKAARFLVTGELRSINNSRSKARS, encoded by the exons ATGTCGGATGCTCTGATCAGTGGGTTGGCCGGCGCCGGCGGAGGGATCATCGCCCAGCTTCTCACTTACCCTTTGCAAACC GTCAACACTCGCCAGCAGACCGAACGCGATCCATCCGAGTCCAGCGCCCGGGATGGAACCGTACGCCAGATGTACCAG GTGGTGAAGCACGAGGGATGGGGGCGTCTCTACGGCGGCCTCGCGCCGTCGCTGGTCGGTACGGCGGCCTCCCAG GGTGTATATTACTATTTCTATCAAATATTTAGAAATAGGGCAGAAACTGCTGCTCGTGATCGTTGGAAGAAAGGAATTGGAGATGGATCTGTTGGCATGTTCAAATCACTTGTTGTTGCTGCATTTTCCGG ATGTGTAAATGTGCTACTGACAAACCCTATATGGGTAGTAGTTACAAGGATGCAG ACACACAAGAAGACAGACAAAAAACATGTTACTCGTGCTTTGCCTTGTGTTCCAGATGAAGCAATTCAGGCTGCAATTATTGAGCCTCCATCTTACAGAACTGGCCATGTG GTTCAAGAACTCTATGATGAAGCAGGACTATGGGGTTTCTGGAAGGGTGTAGTTCCTACACTGATAATG GTCAGCAATCCTTCTATCCAGTTCATGCTGTATGAGACCCtcttgaagaagatgaagataaaacGAGCCTCAAATGGGAAAGGCACTGATGGATTTACTGCTCTCGAG TCAAGGCTTCAGATGAAACAAGGACATGATGATGACAAGAGACATCAGTATAAAG GTACATTTGATGCAATCACAAAGATGATCCGCTATGAAGGCCTGTCAGGTTTTTATAAAGGAATGAACACAAAAGTTGTGCAGAGCGTTTTTGCTGCAGCTGTCCTGTTTATGGTTAAGGAGGAGCTGGTGAAGGCAGCTCGTTTTCTGGTGACTGGAGAACTCAGATCGATCAACAATTCAAGATCAAAGGCACGTTCGTAG